The proteins below come from a single Mucilaginibacter mali genomic window:
- a CDS encoding APC family permease, whose product MQENSDKPKLKHALGLLDGTMLVAGSMIGSGIFIVSADIVRNVGSSGWLILVWLITGFMTLTAAVSYGELSGMFPKAGGQYIYLKESYNKLIAFLYGWSFFAVIQTGTIAAVGVAFSKFLAYLYPPVSEDHILYQFTWGAKADGTPHVFALNAAQLVSILLIVLLTFINTRGVKSGKIIQTTFTLTKLLSLFGLIVFGFIMRNPEVWHANWTNAWSLHNLAKDGTITTLTTGAALGAIAASMVGSIFSSDAWNSVTFIAGEMKNPKRNIGLSLFLGTLIVTVIYVSANIMYTGVLPLHDIVNAEKDRVAVSASTVIFGNIGTMVIAVMIMISTFGCNNGLILAGARVYYTMAKDGLFFKKAGTLNNAAVPSFGLWIQCAVAAVLCLSGTYGDLLDMISLVVVIFYVLTIIGIFILRKERPNAERPYKAFGYPFLPAIYVLMGISFCILLLIYKPQYSWGGLYIVLAGIPIYYLAKRYIKNEEISTDN is encoded by the coding sequence ATGCAGGAAAACTCGGATAAACCAAAACTGAAACACGCGCTGGGCCTATTGGATGGTACCATGCTGGTAGCCGGATCTATGATAGGCTCGGGTATTTTTATTGTTAGTGCCGATATTGTGCGCAACGTAGGCTCGTCGGGCTGGCTGATACTGGTATGGCTCATCACCGGTTTTATGACTTTGACCGCCGCCGTAAGTTATGGCGAGTTAAGCGGCATGTTCCCCAAAGCCGGCGGTCAGTATATTTATCTGAAGGAATCATATAACAAACTCATTGCCTTTTTATATGGCTGGAGTTTCTTCGCTGTAATACAAACCGGCACTATTGCTGCCGTTGGCGTGGCTTTCTCTAAGTTTTTGGCTTACCTTTATCCGCCTGTAAGCGAAGATCATATCCTGTACCAGTTTACCTGGGGTGCAAAAGCCGATGGCACGCCGCATGTATTCGCGCTGAACGCCGCCCAACTGGTATCGATATTGCTGATAGTTCTGCTCACTTTTATCAATACCCGTGGTGTAAAAAGCGGCAAGATCATCCAAACTACCTTTACACTTACCAAACTGTTGAGTTTATTCGGACTGATCGTATTTGGTTTTATTATGCGCAACCCCGAGGTTTGGCACGCCAACTGGACCAATGCCTGGAGTTTGCACAACTTGGCTAAAGATGGCACTATCACCACCTTAACAACTGGTGCCGCGCTGGGCGCTATAGCTGCCTCGATGGTAGGCTCTATCTTCAGCAGCGATGCCTGGAACAGCGTAACCTTTATAGCCGGCGAGATGAAGAACCCGAAACGCAATATCGGCCTGAGTTTATTTTTGGGTACACTGATCGTTACGGTGATCTATGTATCGGCCAATATCATGTATACCGGCGTATTGCCCCTGCACGATATCGTTAACGCCGAAAAGGACCGTGTGGCGGTATCGGCATCGACGGTGATATTCGGAAACATCGGTACCATGGTGATCGCCGTAATGATCATGATATCTACCTTCGGCTGTAACAACGGATTGATCCTGGCAGGGGCACGTGTATACTATACCATGGCTAAGGATGGTTTGTTCTTTAAAAAAGCCGGTACATTGAACAATGCCGCAGTGCCTTCATTCGGTTTGTGGATACAGTGCGCGGTAGCCGCTGTGCTTTGCCTGAGCGGCACCTATGGCGATCTGCTGGATATGATATCGCTGGTGGTGGTGATCTTCTACGTGCTGACCATTATCGGGATCTTCATCCTGCGTAAAGAGCGCCCCAATGCCGAGCGCCCATATAAAGCTTTCGGTTACCCGTTCCTGCCGGCTATTTATGTGCTGATGGGGATTTCTTTCTGTATTTTATTACTGATCTACAAACCACAATACTCGTGGGGTGGTTTATATATAGTTTTAGCGGGTATCCCAATTTATTACCTGGCTAAGCGTTATATCAAAAATGAGGAAATTAGTACTGATAATTAA
- a CDS encoding RDD family protein yields the protein MTRIISFVLFNKLTLSMFRPTVQILPNRFRCGISEYFYWGYTLLTVLFPFVGFVALLNIILGDPLAHHEIKSAPIIMAAVSFSILLNKDFYNGKSVPKRILGYQVQNFRTGEAATPIRCIVRNITMVLLPIELTFMLLETPRRLGDYIAGTIVVETETEDPKRILIEIEASKGEYGKTIILTAVCIGFIYGIPFYL from the coding sequence ATGACCAGGATCATATCTTTTGTTTTATTTAACAAACTCACGTTAAGCATGTTTCGCCCAACAGTACAGATATTACCCAATCGTTTTCGTTGCGGTATATCAGAGTATTTTTATTGGGGCTATACCCTTTTAACAGTCCTTTTCCCATTTGTCGGCTTTGTAGCGCTTCTCAATATCATTTTAGGGGATCCATTAGCTCATCATGAAATAAAATCTGCGCCCATAATTATGGCCGCTGTCAGCTTCTCTATATTGCTTAATAAAGACTTTTATAATGGTAAGAGTGTACCAAAGCGGATATTAGGATATCAAGTGCAAAATTTCAGAACTGGCGAAGCCGCAACACCTATCCGGTGCATTGTCAGAAATATCACAATGGTACTTTTACCTATCGAGCTCACATTTATGTTACTTGAAACACCACGCCGGTTGGGAGATTACATCGCAGGTACCATAGTCGTCGAAACCGAAACAGAAGACCCCAAACGTATACTTATTGAAATTGAAGCGAGTAAAGGTGAATATGGTAAAACTATTATTTTGACCGCTGTATGTATCGGATTTATTTATGGGATACCTTTTTATTTATAA
- a CDS encoding cation diffusion facilitator family transporter, producing MNNKKNIILTALIVSVVLMTAKFLAYFITYSNFVLTDAAESIVNVIASAFAFYSIYLTSQPKDINHPYGHGKVEFFSVFIEGTLISVAGLGILVKSVYSLFYPAEIHQLITGAIIIGITGAINGGLGYYMINQGKAQRSITLEADGKHLLADMVTSAGLVVGLLLIHFTKLLWLDSVLSIAVGLYIAFSGYKLIRRSVGGLMDEADFDLVNNVIGILNDKRKPEWIDIHNLRAQKYGAELHIDCHLTLPNYFDLIKVHEEVGMVDQLINTEGNIKTELFIHTDPCLPNCCHYCSMPNCPIRSEEKRIDIPWTMVNLTRNKKHFE from the coding sequence TTGAACAACAAAAAAAACATCATCCTCACGGCCCTTATTGTTAGCGTGGTACTGATGACAGCTAAGTTTTTGGCTTACTTTATCACCTACTCAAACTTTGTACTTACCGACGCTGCCGAAAGCATTGTGAACGTAATTGCCAGCGCCTTTGCATTTTACAGCATCTACCTAACATCGCAGCCTAAGGATATTAACCACCCTTACGGCCACGGCAAGGTGGAATTTTTCTCGGTGTTTATAGAGGGGACGCTGATATCGGTAGCCGGTTTGGGCATCCTTGTTAAATCGGTTTACAGCCTGTTTTACCCTGCCGAAATTCACCAACTGATCACTGGTGCCATTATTATCGGCATTACCGGCGCTATCAATGGCGGTTTGGGTTATTATATGATCAACCAGGGGAAAGCGCAACGCTCTATCACTTTGGAGGCCGATGGCAAGCACCTGCTGGCCGATATGGTAACCAGCGCCGGCCTGGTTGTTGGCCTGCTATTGATACATTTCACCAAATTGCTTTGGCTGGATAGCGTGCTTTCTATTGCAGTTGGGTTGTATATCGCGTTTAGCGGTTATAAACTGATACGCCGCTCGGTTGGCGGGTTAATGGATGAAGCTGATTTTGACCTGGTGAATAATGTGATCGGCATACTAAACGACAAGCGCAAACCCGAGTGGATCGACATCCATAACCTGCGCGCACAAAAGTATGGTGCCGAACTGCATATCGACTGCCACCTGACCTTGCCCAACTACTTCGACCTGATAAAGGTGCATGAAGAGGTGGGCATGGTAGATCAATTAATTAACACCGAGGGAAATATCAAAACCGAGTTGTTTATCCATACCGACCCCTGCCTGCCCAATTGTTGCCACTATTGCAGCATGCCGAATTGCCCCATCCGGTCGGAAGAAAAACGGATCGATATTCCGTGGACCATGGTAAACCTTACCCGCAACAAAAAACATTTTGAGTGA
- a CDS encoding aspartyl protease family protein, producing MRALCLYLLLIPLLGICIKANAMRHPQPARHIVFKTQSIEPDPEPYGDFKTLIVPFKKVGNLIVVEAQVDSVYGNFILDTGAPCLVLNKTYFRDAPHIEDKESGGVNGEAERPFKTAIKHLSMFELNYDKLSADVCDLSGIENGRNIKVLGLLGTRLFTKFAITVDVVQSVLYIHKLDDKGNVPEAERIFGQADIKTPFKFLNDVVYLKGTANDEKMWFAFDTGAESNLIDYNRNKKLVRTMQVISRAKLTGIGGARYDVITAEFDKLVIGEHEFLKNKAIVTDLDKMGSAYGYSVDAMLGYDFFSRGIFTINFVKKEFEMYIYNRDKLK from the coding sequence ATGCGCGCACTTTGCCTATACCTGCTACTGATCCCTTTACTGGGGATATGCATCAAGGCAAACGCTATGCGCCATCCGCAGCCCGCACGACATATCGTTTTTAAAACTCAATCCATCGAACCTGACCCCGAACCTTACGGCGATTTTAAAACGCTGATCGTTCCGTTTAAAAAGGTGGGTAACCTGATCGTGGTCGAGGCCCAGGTAGATTCGGTTTACGGCAATTTTATATTGGATACCGGCGCGCCCTGCCTGGTGCTGAATAAAACGTATTTCAGGGATGCCCCCCATATCGAGGATAAGGAGTCGGGTGGCGTTAACGGTGAAGCTGAACGGCCCTTTAAAACAGCCATTAAGCACTTATCTATGTTCGAGTTGAATTACGATAAGCTTTCGGCTGATGTGTGCGATCTGTCGGGCATCGAGAACGGCCGTAACATTAAAGTGCTGGGACTGTTGGGCACACGGCTGTTTACCAAATTTGCCATCACAGTAGATGTGGTGCAAAGCGTGCTCTATATCCACAAGCTTGATGATAAAGGCAACGTGCCTGAAGCCGAACGCATCTTTGGGCAAGCCGACATCAAAACACCTTTTAAGTTTTTAAACGATGTGGTTTACCTGAAAGGTACCGCTAACGATGAGAAAATGTGGTTTGCTTTTGATACCGGCGCTGAAAGTAACCTGATCGACTATAACCGCAACAAAAAACTGGTGCGCACTATGCAGGTGATCAGTCGCGCTAAACTAACCGGTATAGGCGGTGCCCGGTACGATGTAATTACCGCCGAATTTGATAAATTAGTAATAGGCGAGCACGAGTTTCTGAAAAATAAAGCCATCGTAACCGATCTGGACAAAATGGGTTCGGCTTATGGCTATTCGGTTGATGCTATGTTAGGGTACGACTTTTTTTCGAGGGGGATTTTTACCATCAATTTCGTAAAAAAAGAGTTTGAAATGTACATTTACAATCGCGACAAATTAAAATGA
- a CDS encoding ATP-binding cassette domain-containing protein, whose protein sequence is MHSLPMQPLNLKVDSVALSFGDRYILRDVYLDCKQGEIVGLLGRNGCGKSCLLKIIFGTLTPQYKYVSINDQYIRRGFIDTRIAYLPQHNYLPRGMRVDQLARTLVAEKHWDEFAASPAYIMHGQKQTDKLSGGELRQLEMLMILYSNADFILLDEPFTHVSPVQSDVFKQQLRKAAKTKGIIVTDHQYYNIVDVSDRIILIDNGYTRHLSDPEELVRYGYLSRM, encoded by the coding sequence ATGCACTCATTACCCATGCAGCCGCTTAATTTAAAGGTTGATAGCGTGGCCTTGTCGTTCGGCGACAGGTATATCTTAAGGGATGTTTACCTGGATTGTAAACAGGGCGAAATAGTTGGCCTGCTGGGGCGTAACGGTTGCGGTAAATCCTGCCTGTTGAAGATCATCTTCGGTACGCTGACGCCGCAGTATAAATATGTAAGCATTAACGATCAGTACATCCGCCGGGGATTTATAGATACCCGCATTGCCTACCTGCCGCAGCATAATTACCTACCGCGGGGTATGCGGGTAGATCAGTTAGCCAGAACATTGGTAGCCGAAAAGCATTGGGACGAATTTGCCGCATCGCCTGCTTACATTATGCACGGCCAAAAGCAAACCGACAAGCTATCCGGTGGCGAGCTACGCCAACTGGAAATGCTGATGATATTATACAGCAATGCCGATTTTATATTGCTGGATGAACCTTTTACGCATGTATCGCCTGTGCAATCGGATGTGTTTAAGCAACAGTTGCGGAAGGCAGCTAAAACCAAGGGCATCATTGTTACCGATCATCAATACTATAATATTGTTGATGTGAGCGACCGGATCATCCTGATAGATAATGGATATACGCGGCATCTTTCTGATCCGGAAGAATTGGTAAGGTATGGATATCTGAGCAGAATGTGA
- a CDS encoding type II toxin-antitoxin system RelE family toxin — protein sequence MPIHQITISKTAQKQLNKLTDNVAVKLIEAIEGLATDPRPNNCKKLKGREAYRIRVNDYRIIYEIFDKILLIDVVALGHRRDIYN from the coding sequence ATGCCAATCCATCAGATCACCATTTCAAAAACGGCTCAAAAGCAATTGAATAAATTGACGGATAATGTTGCCGTTAAGCTGATAGAAGCTATAGAAGGATTGGCTACCGATCCACGGCCCAATAATTGCAAGAAGTTGAAAGGTCGTGAAGCTTACCGCATCAGGGTAAACGACTATCGCATTATTTACGAGATCTTTGATAAGATACTATTAATAGATGTTGTTGCCCTTGGTCATAGGAGGGATATTTATAATTAA
- a CDS encoding arginine decarboxylase has protein sequence MQSYQEFLDLSVGFPQDGFEIIEDELYFHDLNLMEMIETYGTPLRFTYLPIISKKIQQAKLLFQQAIIKNNYRGTYKYCYCTKSSHFKHIVEEALKNEIHLETSSAFDMPMIDALEKKGALSKDMTVICNGFKTYQYKTYIIDMLHDGFKNIIPVLDNKEEFNLYDDEIEMDTPCNLGIRIAAEEQPDSQFYTSRLGIRMEDVIDFYHNKIEDNPNFQVKLLHFFINSGISDTPYYWNELEKYVTLYCKFKKVNPHLDTLDIGGGMPFKDSLVFDFDYEYMINEIVSRIKEICAEHDTMEPDIITEFGKYTVAEASGILYKVLGRKQQNDRERWLMLDGSFITNLPDVWALNQKYILLPVNNWDSEYERVNLGGITCDGQDYYNQEAHMNSVFMPKTRKVQYLGFFNTGAYQEVLSGYGGIHHCLLPSPKHVIIRRNRDETFNFEVFGEEQNSKQVLKILGYTT, from the coding sequence ATGCAGAGTTACCAGGAATTTCTTGATCTGAGCGTTGGCTTTCCGCAGGACGGCTTCGAGATCATTGAAGATGAATTATACTTCCACGACCTGAATTTGATGGAGATGATAGAAACGTACGGCACGCCGTTACGCTTTACCTATCTGCCTATCATTTCTAAAAAGATACAGCAGGCTAAATTGCTGTTTCAGCAGGCTATTATTAAAAACAATTATCGCGGTACCTATAAATATTGTTATTGCACCAAAAGTTCGCACTTTAAGCATATTGTAGAAGAGGCGCTGAAGAATGAGATCCACCTGGAAACATCGTCGGCCTTTGATATGCCGATGATTGATGCCCTGGAGAAAAAAGGCGCGCTGAGCAAGGACATGACCGTGATCTGCAACGGCTTTAAAACCTATCAGTATAAAACCTACATTATCGATATGCTACACGACGGGTTCAAGAACATCATCCCCGTGCTGGATAATAAAGAGGAATTTAACCTGTACGATGATGAGATTGAAATGGATACCCCATGTAATCTCGGTATCCGTATCGCGGCCGAAGAGCAGCCAGACTCGCAATTTTACACCTCGCGCCTGGGGATAAGAATGGAGGATGTGATCGATTTTTATCATAACAAGATAGAGGATAACCCTAACTTCCAGGTAAAATTGCTGCATTTCTTTATCAACTCGGGCATCAGCGATACGCCATACTACTGGAATGAGCTGGAGAAATACGTAACGCTTTACTGCAAGTTTAAAAAGGTAAACCCGCACCTGGATACGCTGGATATTGGCGGCGGTATGCCGTTTAAAGATTCGCTGGTGTTTGATTTTGATTACGAGTACATGATCAATGAGATCGTGAGCCGTATTAAAGAGATCTGCGCCGAACACGATACCATGGAACCGGATATTATTACCGAATTTGGTAAATATACCGTGGCCGAAGCATCGGGCATATTGTACAAAGTATTAGGCCGTAAACAACAAAACGACCGCGAACGCTGGTTGATGCTGGATGGATCATTCATTACTAATCTGCCGGATGTTTGGGCATTGAACCAAAAATACATCCTGCTACCCGTTAACAATTGGGATAGCGAATACGAGCGTGTGAACCTTGGCGGCATTACCTGCGATGGACAAGACTATTACAATCAGGAAGCGCACATGAACAGCGTGTTTATGCCAAAAACCCGTAAGGTGCAATACCTGGGCTTTTTCAATACCGGCGCTTACCAGGAAGTGCTGAGCGGCTACGGTGGTATTCACCATTGCCTGCTGCCATCGCCTAAGCACGTGATCATTCGCCGCAACCGCGATGAGACGTTTAACTTCGAGGTGTTTGGCGAAGAGCAGAACAGTAAACAGGTATTGAAGATTTTGGGTTACACTACCTAA
- a CDS encoding sodium-translocating pyrophosphatase, translating into MDFLNTYLIYLIPVFGLIGILFMISKSLWVSKQDAGDKNMSELAGYIADGAMAFLRAEWKILSYFVIIAALLLAYSGTTVENSSPLIAISFIVGAFLSAFAGFVGMRIATKANVRTTQAAKTSLSQALKVSFTGGTVMGLGVAGLAIIGLGSLFIVFYTMYVVNVTGSSVNGPAMEKALEVLAGFSLGAESIALFARVGGGIYTKAADVGADLVGKVEAGIPEDDVRNPATIADNVGDNVGDVAGMGADLFGSYVATMLATMVLGRELVGADGNSLHDNFGGIGPVLLPMVIAGLGLIFSIVGAAFVRIKNETDNVQRALNIGNWASIIFTTIATFFVVNWMLPSGSMHMLRDEDSAHVVKLGVSQFDKTGVFLSIVVGLVVGTLMSIITEYYTAMGKRPVLSIINQSSTGHATNIIGGLAIGMESTVMPILVLAAGIYGSYHFAGLYGVSIAAAGMMSTTAMQLAIDAFGPIADNAGGIAEMSQLPEEVRHRTDNLDAVGNTTAATGKGFAIASAALTSLALFAAFVGVAGIDHIDIYKADVLAGLFIGGMIPFIFSALCISAVGRAAMSMVHEVRRQFREIPGIMEYKAKPEYEKCVEISTQASIREMVAPGMIALITPIIIGFAFGPEVLGGLLAGVTVSGVLMGIFQSNAGGAWDNAKKSFEKGVEINGEIYYKKSEPHKASVTGDTVGDPFKDTSGPSMNILIKLMSIVSLVIAPHLHKEVNGNERLQKELQQRSNITHTIHVDKKA; encoded by the coding sequence ATGGATTTTTTGAACACTTACTTAATTTATCTTATTCCCGTATTTGGCCTCATCGGTATCCTGTTTATGATCAGTAAATCGCTGTGGGTGAGCAAGCAGGACGCCGGCGACAAGAACATGAGCGAACTGGCCGGGTACATTGCCGATGGCGCGATGGCATTTTTACGCGCCGAGTGGAAGATCCTTAGTTACTTTGTAATTATAGCCGCGTTATTGCTGGCTTATTCAGGCACTACGGTAGAAAATTCGAGCCCGCTGATAGCGATATCGTTTATCGTGGGCGCTTTCCTTTCTGCTTTCGCGGGTTTTGTGGGCATGCGTATCGCTACCAAAGCTAACGTTCGCACTACGCAGGCCGCAAAAACCAGTTTATCGCAGGCGTTGAAAGTATCATTTACTGGTGGTACTGTAATGGGTTTGGGCGTGGCTGGTCTGGCTATCATCGGCCTTGGCTCGCTGTTCATCGTATTTTACACCATGTACGTAGTGAATGTTACCGGTAGCAGCGTTAACGGCCCCGCAATGGAGAAAGCGCTGGAAGTACTGGCCGGTTTCTCGCTGGGTGCCGAATCTATCGCCCTGTTTGCCCGTGTGGGTGGCGGTATCTACACCAAAGCTGCCGACGTTGGCGCCGACCTTGTAGGTAAAGTTGAAGCTGGTATCCCTGAGGACGACGTGCGCAACCCCGCTACCATTGCCGATAACGTAGGCGATAACGTAGGTGACGTTGCCGGTATGGGCGCCGATCTGTTCGGATCGTACGTGGCTACTATGCTGGCTACCATGGTGCTGGGCCGCGAATTAGTGGGTGCTGATGGTAATTCTTTACATGACAATTTTGGAGGCATTGGTCCGGTTTTATTACCAATGGTGATTGCCGGTTTAGGGTTAATATTCTCGATTGTTGGTGCAGCATTTGTTCGTATTAAAAACGAGACTGATAATGTGCAAAGAGCTTTAAATATTGGCAACTGGGCATCTATTATTTTTACAACCATTGCTACATTTTTTGTAGTGAACTGGATGTTACCATCCGGAAGCATGCATATGCTGCGTGACGAGGACAGTGCGCATGTTGTAAAGCTTGGCGTTTCACAATTCGATAAAACAGGGGTATTCCTTTCCATTGTGGTAGGTTTAGTGGTAGGTACCTTAATGTCTATTATTACCGAATATTATACCGCTATGGGCAAACGCCCGGTATTGAGCATCATTAACCAATCATCAACAGGCCACGCTACCAATATTATTGGCGGTTTGGCTATCGGGATGGAATCGACCGTGATGCCGATCTTAGTACTGGCAGCCGGTATATATGGTTCGTACCATTTTGCAGGATTATATGGTGTATCTATCGCCGCTGCGGGTATGATGTCGACCACCGCTATGCAATTAGCTATCGACGCGTTCGGCCCAATTGCCGATAACGCCGGTGGTATAGCCGAAATGAGCCAGCTACCCGAAGAAGTGCGCCACCGTACCGATAACCTGGATGCTGTAGGTAACACTACCGCTGCTACCGGTAAAGGTTTCGCTATCGCTTCGGCTGCTTTAACCTCGCTGGCTCTGTTCGCCGCTTTCGTAGGTGTTGCAGGTATCGACCATATCGATATTTATAAAGCCGACGTATTGGCCGGCCTATTCATAGGCGGTATGATCCCATTCATCTTCTCGGCCCTGTGTATCTCGGCCGTAGGCCGTGCGGCCATGTCGATGGTACACGAAGTTCGCCGCCAGTTCCGCGAGATCCCGGGCATTATGGAGTACAAGGCAAAACCTGAGTACGAGAAATGCGTGGAGATATCAACCCAGGCATCGATCCGCGAGATGGTTGCCCCGGGCATGATCGCGCTGATCACCCCGATCATTATCGGTTTCGCTTTCGGCCCCGAAGTATTGGGCGGCTTATTAGCTGGTGTTACCGTATCGGGCGTACTGATGGGTATCTTCCAAAGTAATGCCGGTGGTGCATGGGATAATGCTAAAAAATCGTTTGAAAAAGGCGTGGAGATTAACGGCGAGATCTACTACAAAAAATCAGAGCCGCACAAAGCATCGGTTACCGGTGATACCGTAGGCGATCCCTTCAAAGATACTTCAGGCCCATCTATGAATATCCTGATCAAACTGATGTCGATCGTATCGCTGGTTATCGCGCCGCACCTGCACAAAGAGGTGAATGGTAATGAGCGTCTGCAAAAGGAATTGCAGCAACGATCGAACATTACGCATACTATACATGTGGATAAGAAAGCGTAA
- the ctlX gene encoding citrulline utilization hydrolase CtlX: MNYPTTLLMIRPVSFGFNPQTAGSNAFQKADAEQQQVQDKALQEFDNFVSILRANGVNVIVIDDTAEPHTPDSIFPNNWVSFHSTGDILLYPMQAENRRLERREDIITQLEDQFAVRHVIDLSRYEQQHKFLEGTGSMVLDRENQLAYACLSPRTDKDVLDDFCRQTGYSPVLFHAFDQHGQAIYHTNVLMCMAERFVVICLDSITDPKERETVVASFYSTQKNIFDISFEQMNQFAGNMLEVFNAEGESLLVMSGSAYRSLSPQQVHTLQQFSRLVYADIPTIERNGGGSARCMMAEVRLVPLGQ; the protein is encoded by the coding sequence ATGAACTACCCTACCACCCTATTGATGATACGCCCGGTTAGCTTTGGCTTTAACCCGCAAACGGCAGGCAGCAACGCGTTCCAAAAAGCCGATGCTGAACAGCAGCAGGTGCAGGATAAAGCCTTGCAGGAGTTTGATAACTTTGTGAGCATCCTGCGCGCGAATGGCGTTAACGTGATTGTTATTGATGATACTGCCGAGCCGCATACGCCCGATTCCATCTTCCCTAACAACTGGGTGTCGTTCCATAGTACAGGTGATATTTTGCTGTACCCCATGCAGGCCGAGAACCGTCGGCTGGAGCGCCGTGAAGATATCATTACCCAACTGGAAGACCAGTTTGCAGTGCGCCATGTGATAGACCTGAGCCGCTACGAACAGCAGCACAAGTTTTTAGAAGGTACCGGCAGCATGGTTTTAGATCGCGAAAATCAACTGGCCTATGCCTGCCTTTCGCCGCGCACCGATAAGGATGTGCTTGACGATTTTTGCAGGCAAACCGGCTACAGCCCGGTGCTGTTTCACGCTTTTGATCAACACGGACAGGCCATTTACCATACTAACGTACTGATGTGCATGGCCGAACGCTTTGTGGTGATCTGCCTCGATAGTATTACCGACCCAAAGGAGCGCGAGACGGTGGTAGCTTCATTCTACAGCACGCAGAAGAACATCTTCGATATCAGCTTTGAGCAGATGAACCAGTTTGCCGGTAATATGCTGGAGGTTTTTAATGCCGAGGGTGAAAGCCTGCTGGTAATGTCGGGCAGTGCTTACCGATCGTTATCACCGCAACAGGTGCATACCCTGCAGCAGTTCTCGCGATTGGTTTATGCAGATATACCTACCATTGAGCGTAATGGCGGGGGAAGCGCGAGATGTATGATGGCAGAGGTGAGGTTGGTGCCGCTTGGGCAGTGA
- a CDS encoding PhzF family phenazine biosynthesis protein, with protein MNIPIYQADAFTDTLFGGNPAAVCPLAEWLPDATMQKIALENNLAETAFFVKTDKGYLLRWFTPEYEIDLCGHATLATAHILFTQLGYSDDTIHFETMKAGVLIVTRNGDKYTLDFPSRPPQVAEIPAGLTEALGMPEPKEFLRSRDFMLVYDNEDDILNCKPDFAALGKFDVVGIIITSPGKEVDFVSRFFAPSAGIPEDPVTGSAHCNLIPYWADKLGKNELHAYQQSARKGELWCELKGDRVLMSGKAVTYLKGEIFI; from the coding sequence ATGAACATCCCTATTTACCAGGCTGATGCCTTTACCGATACCCTGTTTGGCGGCAACCCGGCTGCCGTTTGTCCGCTGGCTGAATGGCTGCCTGATGCCACCATGCAAAAGATAGCGCTTGAAAACAACCTGGCCGAGACCGCCTTTTTTGTAAAGACCGATAAAGGCTACCTGCTGCGCTGGTTCACGCCCGAATACGAGATAGACCTGTGCGGCCACGCTACCCTGGCTACCGCGCATATCCTTTTTACCCAATTGGGTTATAGCGATGATACCATTCACTTTGAGACCATGAAGGCCGGCGTGCTTATTGTTACCCGCAACGGCGATAAGTATACGCTCGATTTCCCCTCGCGACCTCCGCAGGTGGCCGAGATTCCAGCGGGGCTGACCGAAGCACTGGGCATGCCCGAGCCAAAGGAGTTTTTACGCTCGCGCGATTTTATGCTGGTTTATGATAATGAGGATGACATCCTGAACTGCAAGCCCGACTTTGCCGCTTTAGGCAAATTTGATGTGGTAGGCATCATCATCACATCGCCGGGTAAAGAGGTTGATTTTGTTTCGCGCTTTTTCGCGCCGTCTGCAGGCATTCCCGAAGACCCGGTTACCGGCTCGGCGCATTGCAACCTGATCCCCTACTGGGCGGACAAATTAGGCAAGAATGAATTGCATGCCTACCAGCAATCGGCCCGCAAAGGCGAATTGTGGTGCGAGTTAAAGGGCGACAGGGTTTTAATGAGCGGCAAGGCGGTTACGTATTTAAAGGGGGAGATATTTATTTAG